The sequence AACACAATAGTTGTGGCTGAGTCCTATAAGGCAGTGACTGGCGGCATTAATGATGTATACGCAATTAGTGTTGAAATTGGTGGCTTAAGTGCACGGGTTCCATTATTCGATAAGGTGCCTCTTGACCTAGTTGATCACTTAATAACGGATTTTGAGATCATTAAAAAGCCAAAACCAAGCAATATTGAGGATTTAAGGGAGCACTTTATTAATAATGTCCTTAGGGTAGGTGAGCGATAATGAAGACCTTTCTATGCCTAAGATGTGATGAATGTTGTTACTTCGATAATGAGGAAAGAGGACCCATACTATTTGAGGACGAATTAACTAGAATAAGGGCTCTTGCTAAGTCCAGGGGTTTCGATATTAAGTACCGTGAGTTATCAATTAATGGCATGAAGGTGTATAGGTGGTTAATAAGAGGTTATTGCCCATTTTATGATAAAGGGGGCAAGTCATGCACGATACATGCAGTGAAACCCCTTGCCTGTAGGATGTACCCATTGCTGTATAATCCAAGCACTGGGGAGGTATTAATATCAAAGGAGTGTAGGTGGGTAAGTGAGACAATTAATTCGGGTGAAGAGGTGGGGCTTGAAAGCTTTCCCAATGAGACTAGGGCGCTTGAGACGGCATTATCACGATTGTACAGAGTTAGTATTAAAATCCATGAATAGTAAATACTTAATTAACCTAACAGTGTTGATAGGCTTGAATGCAGGAGTTACCTGCAATAGAAGGCGGAAAGCCCATTAGGCCTAACCCACTTCGTTATAAGCCCTGGATAACTGATGATGATATAAAATTGGTTATTGACGTCCTTAAGTCGGGACAATTATCCGCAATAGGTGGTAGGTGGAACACGGCCCTCGAACAGGAATTAACCAAGTACCTAAGTACCAGGCACGCGATTACTGTTTCCAATGGAACAACAGCCCTGCATGTCGCGCTTAAGGCCGTGGGTGTTGGGCCTGGTGATGAAGTTATAACAACGCCATTCACGTTCGCCGCATCGGCAACAACAATCCTCCACTCGAATGCAATACCCGTGTTCGCGGATATAAATAAAGAAACCCTCAACATAGACCCAGCATCCATTGAGGAAGCCATTACTGACAGAACCAAGGCAATAGTTGTTGTTCATCTGGCGGGGTATCCAGCTGAGATGAATGATATAATGAAGATTGCGCAGGAAAGGGGTCTATATGTCATTGAGGATACGGCCCAGGCCCTAGGCGCTGCCTATAGAGGAAAAATGGCTGGCTCAATAGGTCATGTGGGTACCCTGAGCTTCTACCCAACAAAAACAATAACTACCGGCGAGGGTGGTGCAGTGGTTACTAATGATGATGAAATAGCAAGGAGTGCAAAGCTATTGAGAAATCACGGGGAAACCGGTAAGTATTACTACGAATTAATTGGTTATAATTATAGGATGACTGAGTTCCAAGCAGCACTTGGTTATTCACAATTGATGCGTATCGAGGAGATAATTAGGCATAAGGAGACCTTCGCTAAGGTACTCATGGAGGAGATCCAGGATGTGGAGAACGATCTTATTCAGTTCCCACGCCCCAAACCATACATAAGGCATGCCTGGCACTTATTTCAATTACTTCTCAACCTTGAGAAGCTGAGGGTAAGTAGAGACAGGGTCGTCGACGCGCTCAGGGCTGAAGGAATTGAAGCATCAACCGTGGCTTATCCAATACCCCTCCATAAGGAACCAATAATAATGAACATGGCAAACCATGGAAAGGGATGCCCCTGGTCATGCCCATACTACGGTAAGAAGGTGAGCTATGGACCATTACCAAATGCCGAGTGGGCCGCTGAACGTGTCGTCACAATATTACTTGGACCATTATATACAACTGAGGATGCCGTCGATACTGCGAAGGCTATAAAACGCGTTCTTAATTACTATAGAAGATAAAAGGATAAAATTTAGTTTTGATTGTTTTTAGGGGTTTTGTTTGTTTAGGTTATTATGTTTCCTTGTTCGTCTACTTTTGCTATGACTTTTCTTACTGTTTTTCCGTCTGGTGTCTTGAAGAGGGCCATTACGAAGCCCTTCC is a genomic window of Vulcanisaeta souniana JCM 11219 containing:
- a CDS encoding chromatin protein Cren7 — its product is MVSLEDLARKEYEVEGRRLKPSKVWKVQPKGRKGFVMALFKTPDGKTVRKVIAKVDEQGNIIT
- a CDS encoding YkgJ family cysteine cluster protein encodes the protein MKTFLCLRCDECCYFDNEERGPILFEDELTRIRALAKSRGFDIKYRELSINGMKVYRWLIRGYCPFYDKGGKSCTIHAVKPLACRMYPLLYNPSTGEVLISKECRWVSETINSGEEVGLESFPNETRALETALSRLYRVSIKIHE
- a CDS encoding DegT/DnrJ/EryC1/StrS family aminotransferase, which produces MQELPAIEGGKPIRPNPLRYKPWITDDDIKLVIDVLKSGQLSAIGGRWNTALEQELTKYLSTRHAITVSNGTTALHVALKAVGVGPGDEVITTPFTFAASATTILHSNAIPVFADINKETLNIDPASIEEAITDRTKAIVVVHLAGYPAEMNDIMKIAQERGLYVIEDTAQALGAAYRGKMAGSIGHVGTLSFYPTKTITTGEGGAVVTNDDEIARSAKLLRNHGETGKYYYELIGYNYRMTEFQAALGYSQLMRIEEIIRHKETFAKVLMEEIQDVENDLIQFPRPKPYIRHAWHLFQLLLNLEKLRVSRDRVVDALRAEGIEASTVAYPIPLHKEPIIMNMANHGKGCPWSCPYYGKKVSYGPLPNAEWAAERVVTILLGPLYTTEDAVDTAKAIKRVLNYYRR